From a region of the Candida albicans SC5314 chromosome 1, complete sequence genome:
- the RFC52 gene encoding Rfc52p (Putative replication factor C complex protein; periodic mRNA expression, peak at cell-cycle G1/S phase; overlaps orf19.6079), whose translation DMGNNDRVVIQDLLKDVASTEQVDFANQSRAKHRFKIVIINEA comes from the coding sequence GATATGGGCAACAATGATCGTGTTGTTATTCAggatttattgaaagatGTTGCCAGTACCGAACAAGTTGATTTTGCCAACCAACTGCGAGCCAAACATAGATTTAAGATTGTTATAATCAATGAAGCCGA
- the HBR1 gene encoding nucleoside-triphosphatase (Essential protein involved in regulation of MTL gene expression; hemoglobin-regulated inhibitor of white-opaque switching, may affect survival in host; activator of MTLalpha1 and MTLalpha2; transcript activated by hemoglobin), with amino-acid sequence MTTMSRRYTPNIIITGTPGCGKSSHSSSLVSQLNQTLGKETTIHFKHFNISEIAKERDCIESYDAKLDTSIVDEDKLLDSLEPDLEKGGVVVDWHCCDIFPERLIDLVVVLRTDNSNLFDRLKTRNYNDLKLQENLDCEIMEVILQEAKDSYIPDIVIELRSDTAEEMDENVDRISSWVETWIEDHPDGVSNELNKQYNPDDSSDEGDDNSDSDEYELEEDEQEEEEEREEYDEETNEEMEHTEDIAQ; translated from the coding sequence ATGACAACCATGTCAAGAAGATATACACCAAACATAATTATAACAGGTACACCTGGGTGTGGGAAATCATCTCATTCCCTGAGTTTAGTTTCTCAACTCAATCAAACTCTTGGTAAAGAGACGACGATTCATTTCAAGCACTTTAATATCAGTGAAATAGCAAAGGAAAGAGACTGCATTGAATCTTATGATGCCAAGTTAGATACTTCGATTGTAGACGAAGACAAATTGCTAGACTCGTTAGAGCCTGATTTGGAAAAGGGGGGAGTGGTCGTTGATTGGCATTGTTGTGATATTTTCCCAGAaagattaattgatttggtgGTTGTATTGCGTACAGACAATTCCAATTTGTTTGATCGATTAAAGACTAGAAACTACAATGATCTaaaattacaagaaaacTTGGATTGTGAGATCATGGAAGTGATATTACAAGAAGCAAAGGACAGCTATATTCCTGACATAGTAATTGAGTTGCGTTCAGACACAGCTGAAGAGATGGATGAAAACGTTGATAGAATAAGCTCTTGGGTGGAAACATGGATAGAGGACCATCCAGATGGGGTTAGCAATGAATTGAACAAGCAATATAACCCAGATGATTCTTCTGATGAAGGTGATGACAACAGCGATTCCGATGAATATGAACTTGAAGAAGAcgaacaagaagaagaggaggaaAGAGAAGAGTACGATGAAGAGACCAATGAAGAGATGGAGCATACAGAAGATATTGCACAATAG
- a CDS encoding CCR4-NOT core subunit (Putative CCR4-Not complex transcription factor; ortholog of S. cerevisiae Cdc36; Hap43-repressed gene), protein MVSSTLPPEEGLGKYGMQGLTSLVKMEQSDITNFALGQDISKCGLDLTKDSEILKNLSSPWAETSRSEVEPYYNLPKSIRASSINPPPGPCDSKIQNFTDETLFYIFYMKPRDTLQEYAARELVARNWRYHKGIQVWLTKDSNVEPVLINPDVEKGVYIFFDPHNWEKIRKEFVLHYSLVQA, encoded by the coding sequence ATGGTGTCATCTACGCTACCGCCAGAAGAAGGATTAGGTAAATATGGAATGCAAGGGTTGACCTCATTGGTTAAAATGGAACAGTCTGATATTACCAATTTTGCCCTTGGTCAAGATATAAGTAAATGTGGTTTGGACTTGACTAAGGATTCcgaaatattaaaaaactTGTCGTCGCCATGGGCTGAAACTTCCCGATCTGAAGTTGAGCCTTACTACAACTTACCGAAAAGCATAAGAGCGTCCAGTATAAATCCACCACCGGGACCTTGTGATAGCAAGATCCAGAATTTTACTGATGAAACATTGTTCTATATATTTTACATGAAGCCAAGAGATACGTTGCAAGAATACGCTGCTAGAGAGTTGGTGGCACGTAATTGGAGATATCACAAGGGTATACAAGTCTGGTTAACAAAAGATAGTAATGTGGAGCCCGTCTTGATCAATCCAGATGTCGAAAAAGGTGTCTACATTTTCTTTGATCCTCACAACTGGGAAAAGATAAGGAAAGAATTTGTGTTGCATTATAGTCTAGTTCAAGCCTAA
- the POL93 gene encoding Pol93p (Predicted ORF in retrotransposon Tca8 with similarity to the Pol region of retrotransposons encoding reverse transcriptase, protease and integrase; downregulated in response to ciclopirox olamine; F-12/CO2 early biofilm induced), with protein MDMEEFLDEARKGQVGMLLLKTEDDEDTAGMVDDKKDIMSVVQGTNKSYFAELIRNYKDIFKGELDQKPPSRGSWDPKIEVVPHISPPATRQYPLSVPEQEELRKQVKKMLEIGLISPTPPQSPGYNSPVLFVRKSDSSYRLCVDYRLLNLIIISKQFSIPRAEELVRDIAGHRFYTRLDMTAAFHQLRLEASSKYYTSFSAFGRRYHFNVLPFGLSISPASLCEVMSEVLDGIEGCKSYIDDIIVYSNTLEEHEEILRELFSRFRKYTFYLKPTKCSFGDTTTSFLGHEISSNGVSIPEDHLRTIRELKCPDTSKGMRKVMGFMNFFRGHVRNFAKMLMNEVFSVFGLPHKIISDKDIRFMNSVFDYIYEYYQIQMATTSTNNPAANGQVESINKSVVTVLRAYCGLESAHWSTYIKIVQFTLNTHWAKAISMTPYQAVFGRLPRDQYGLSDFYMNHSNADAAALVTRAQLIRTYIKDNLSRYYDDLEEKANKGKKDIVYKLGDLVLLHRDAYYTPFRYRKLTPVYYGPFKIVKVINDNAYELDLPKISKKDRVINSKWFRPYIMDKVAFRDVPRPGKESELRAAEISAILGIDYENQTLDVTWLGCRPNHATTVSLDWFNRFVPKYLRKTLYENAKSLFGDRIEFNQRKES; from the coding sequence ATGGATATGGAGGAATTTTTGGATGAAGCTAGAAAAGGTCAAGTTGGTATGTTGCTTCTTAAGACTGAAGATGACGAAGATACAGCTGGTATGGTTGATGACAAAAAGGATATCATGTCGGTGGTTCAAGGTACAAATAAGAGTTATTTTGCTGAATTGATTAGGAATTACAAAGATATTTTCAAAGGTGAATTAGATCAGAAGCCACCACTGCGTGGAAGTTGGGATCCAAAAATTGAGGTGGTACCCCATATTAGTCCTCCAGCTACAAGACAATATCCATTGTCGGTTCcagaacaagaagaattacGCAAGCAGGTGAAAAAGATGCTAGAGATAGGGTTAATCTCCCCCACTCCTCCACAAAGTCCGGGTTATAACTCTCCTGTACTATTCGTCAGGAAATCGGATCTGAGTTATAGACTTTGTGTCGATTATCGTTTGTTGAATCTAATAATCATATCGAAACAGTTTAGTATTCCGAGAGCAGAAGAATTAGTGAGAGATATTGCCGGTCATCGTTTCTACACAAGACTTGATATGACAGCGGCCTTTCATCAACTCAGGTTGGAAGCTCTGTCTAAATACTATACTAGTTTTAGTGCTTTTGGTAGAAGGTATCATTTCAATGTGCTTCCGTTTGGTTTGTCTATATCGCCAGCTAGTCTTTGTGAGGTGATGTCAGAAGTATTGGATGGTATTGAAGGTTGCAAGAGTTATATTGATGACATCATTGTTTATTCTAACACATTGGAGGAACATGAGGAAATTTTGAGGGAATTGTTTAGTCGCTTTAGAAAGTAtactttttatttgaaaccAACAAAATGTTCATTTGGAGATACTACTACATCATTCTTGGGTCATGAAATATCAAGTAATGGAGTGTCTATTCCGGAGGATCATTTACGTACTATTAGAGAATTAAAGTGTCCAGATACTAGTAAGGGAATGAGAAAAGTTATGGGTTTTATGAATTTCTTCAGAGGCCATGTTCGCAATTTTGCTAAGATGTTAATGAATGAAGTTTTCAGTGTGTTTGGGTTGCCACATAAGATAATTTCGGATAAGGATATTCGATTTATGAATCTGGTATTTGACTACATTTATGAATATTACCAAATCCAAATGGCTACTACATCTACCAATAATCCGGCTGCTAATGGTCAAgttgaatcaattaataagTCAGTTGTTACTGTGTTACGTGCATATTGTGGTTTAGAATCTGCTCATTGGAGTACTTATATTAAGATTGTTCAGTTTACATTGAATACCCATTGGGCCAAAGCTATCCTGATGACTCCGTATCAAGCTGTATTCGGTAGATTACCTCGAGATCAATATGGTTTATCAGATTTCTACATGAATCATTCGAATGCTGATGCTGCTGCATTAGTTACAAGAGCTCAACTTATTAGGACATATATCAAGGATAATTTGTCAAGATATTATGATGATTTGGAAGAAAAAGCTAATAAGGGTAAAAAGGATATAGTCTACAAATTGGGAGATTTAGTACTTTTACATCGTGATGCTTATTATACTCCATTCAGATATCGGAAGCTTACTCCAGTTTACTATGGTCCATTTAAGATTGTGAAGgttattaatgataatgctTATGAACTTGATTTGCCAAAGATTTCTAAGAAAGATAGAGTGATTAATTCGAAATGGTTTAGACCTTACATCATGGATAAAGTTGCTTTTAGAGATGTTCCACGTCCAGGTAAAGAAAGTGAACTCAGAGCTGCTGAAATCAGTGCTATCCTAGGTATAGATTATGAGAATCAGACTTTGGATGTTACTTGGTTAGGATGCAGACCTAATCATGCTACTACAGTGCTGTTGGATTGGTTCAATCGGTTCGTCCCTAAGTATTTACGAAAGACGTTATATGAGAATGCTAAATCGTTGTTTGGTGATCGAATTGAGTTCAATCAGAGAAAGGAGTCTTAG
- a CDS encoding uncharacterized protein (Predicted ORF in retrotransposon Tca8 with similarity to the Gag region encoding nucleocapsid-like protein; repressed by ciclopirox olamine; filament induced; regulated by Rfg1, Tup1; overlaps orf19.6078.1), with the protein MSMPGSIDPPSQAQGQAPIIMNQESLRYLGAVIAESVTKSQDVVKPTKFKGGNVKDPEKLFVFIYEMEEYAEARNISLGGSELTRLCAKYLTGEALIWYKASQFKFDRYPWDKFCDTLKDRYLDARFEAQQLRNLTHGIQKRDVKSYSDDFIQRARYVRSEWKDPTLLKEFYYSGLKPEIKASLVTEAADDRYGLDDLMLKAQQIDEIRYKEGRRNHSPSHKDKYQFRSNFKGGNRSGGEERGVDADGDIIMANSMQSKKLSWTERKFLKQNNACCTCYRVGYKSFDCPYRKDNKKNPPK; encoded by the coding sequence ATGAGCATGCCAGGTTCCATTGATCCACCAAGTCAAGCTCAAGGTCAAGCTCCCATCATCATGAATCAGGAATCATTAAGATACCTTGGTGCTGTTATTGCTGAAAGTGTAACTAAGTCCCAGGATGTGGTTAAGCCTACTAAGTTCAAGGGTGGAAATGTTAAGGATCCAGAGAAATTGTTTGTCTTCATTTATGAGATGGAAGAGTATGCCGAAGCAAGGAACATTAGTCTTGGTGGTAGTGAACTCACACGTCTTTGTGCTAAGTACCTCACTGGGGAGGCCCTCATCTGGTATAAGGCATCtcaatttaaatttgatagaTACCCTTGGGACAAGTTTTGTGATACGTTGAAAGATCGCTACCTTGATGCACGTTTTGAAGCACAGCAGTTGAGAAATTTAACACATGGGATCCAGAAGCGTGATGTTAAGTCATATTCTGATGATTTCATTCAGCGTGCGAGGTATGTTCGCTCGGAGTGGAAGGACCCAACTCTTTTGAAGGAATTCTATTATAGTGGGTTGAAACCTGAAATAAAAGCTTCCCTTGTCACTGAAGCTGCTGATGATAGATATGGTTTGGATGATCTTATGTTAAAGGCTCAACAAATAGATGAAATTAGATACAAGGAAGGTAGAAGAAACCATAGTCCATCTCACAAGGATAAGTATCAATTTAGAAGTAACTTCAAAGGTGGTAATCGTTCGGGTGGTGAAGAAAGAGGCGTTGATGCAGATGGTGATATTATAATGGCCAACCTGATGCAATCCAAGAAATTGAGTTGGACTGAACggaaatttttaaaacagAATAATGCCTGTTGTACTTGTTATCGTGTTGGATATAAGTCCTTTGATTGCCCATATCGTAAGgacaacaagaaaaatccACCAAAA
- the HMX1 gene encoding Hmx1p (Heme oxygenase; utilization of hemin iron; transcript induced by heat, low iron, or hemin; repressed by Efg1; induced by low iron; upregulated by Rim101 at pH 8; Hap43-induced; Spider and flow model biofilm induced), translating into MQYKSSGATSKLSQVEIIPAKTDVGALANRINLETRSLHDRADKTVTLKFALALRNYKVYRQGLQAFYHVFASIEKALYRQLEKKDEWSEMLEQVWKPEIARAGKAEQDLLFFYDDNKEKFIKPIMPAQIEFCKHILEVTEEKPYLLFAYLHVMYLALFAGGRIMRSSVLKATGMYPQRDGLSHDDVVRMGTNFFTFDVPDEDLLRLTYKRDYELVTRNGLTEEQKLEIIEESKYIFEHDVKCVAELEKHNMDKLSGTWTYFLVTRGYYAALVLFSLLALIYLRRVVNKLT; encoded by the coding sequence ATGCAATACAAACTGAGTGGAGCTACATCGAAATTGTCTCAAGTTGAAATAATACCTGCTAAAACTGACGTTGGTGCTTTGGCTAATAGAATAAATCTTGAAACCAGATCTTTGCACGATAGAGCAGACAAGACAGTTACCTTAAAATTTGCCCTTGCTTTGAGAAATTACAAAGTTTATCGTCAAGGTTTGCAAGCATTCTATCATGTATTTGCTAGTATTGAAAAGGCCTTGTACAGACAGcttgaaaagaaagatgaATGGAGTGAAATGTTGGAGCAAGTTTGGAAACCGGAGATTGCTAGAGCTGGTAAAGCCGAGCAAGACTTGTTATTTTTCTACGATGACAACAAGgaaaaattcatcaaacCTATTATGCCTGCACAAATTGAGTTTTGCAAACACATTTTGGAAGTTACTGAAGAAAAACCATACTTGTTGTTTGCCTACTTGCATGTGATGTACTTGGCTTTATTTGCTGGTGGTAGAATAATGAGATCGTCGGTCCTCAAAGCTACTGGTATGTACCCACAAAGAGATGGTTTGTCACATGACGATGTGGTCAGAATGGGGACTAATTTTTTCACATTCGATGTTCCtgatgaagatttattGAGATTGACATACAAAAGAGATTACGAGTTGGTGACAAGAAATGGTTTGACGGAAGAACAAAAGTTGGAAATCATTGAAGAATCAAAATACATTTTCGAACATGACGTTAAATGTGTGGCTGAATTAGAAAAACACAACATGGACAAACTTTCGGGTACTTGGACATATTTCTTAGTGACAAGAGGCTACTATGCTGCCTTGGTacttttctctttgttgGCTTTGATCTACTTAAGAAGAGTTGTCAATAAATTAAcctaa
- a CDS encoding uncharacterized protein (Putative protein of unknown function; shows colony morphology-related gene regulation by Ssn6p) — protein sequence MSDYPPPNYPPPNHPQYQQQQDETYHVRPDMERQQDFGYYEKPTPSQNFDDSFKVEKPKFNDWPFAIFFWLVVAGFIAVAGITLNALRSTYGFQGGSIYGSGNTFTLNTNTIILFAFIIVMAFILSAAIIVFARLAPKAFIVTGVILNVVLGIGTAIFYFVEKYYSAAIVFLIFALFGAWCYWSSRHRIPLSATILTIVIDVMKMYPSTLIASFIGLIFSAAFSALFSIVIVATYVKYDPNSNNEACSVGGGSCSKGKLIGVLVFVFFAGYYISEVIRNVIHVVIAGIYGTWYYLANSDQGAPKHPALSSLKRALTYCFGSITFGSLIVSLIQLLRQFISILRSNFAADGNGWGVCGMIILDFFVGFIDWLVRYLNKYAYCYVALYGKSYIKSAKDTFDLIRFKGMDALINDMFINTALNLYSLFVAYLVALLAYLYLKFTKPEYNSGGAFYAPVIAFAFLIAGQINRISLTVIESGTATFFVALAKDPEIFQMTNRNRFDDIFRNYPQVLEKITSDH from the coding sequence ATGAGTGATTATCCACCACCCAATTACCCACCTCCAAACCATCCTCAATACCAGCAACAACAGGATGAGACTTATCATGTTCGCCCAGATATGGAGCGCCAGCAAGATTTTGGTTACTATGAAAAACCAACCCCATCACAAAACTTCGATGACAGTTTCAAAGTTGAAAAACCGAAGTTCAACGATTGGCCATTTgccatatttttttggttggtAGTAGCTGGATTCATTGCCGTGGCAGGTATCACATTGAACGCTTTAAGGTCGACCTACGGTTTCCAAGGGGGGTCCATTTATGGCTCAGGAAACACTTTTACATTGAACACCAACACAATCATATTGTTTGCTTTTATTATAGTCATGGCATTCATCCTCTCTGCCGCTATAATCGTGTTTGCCAGATTAGCCCCTAAGGCATTTATTGTGACCGGTGTTATTTTGAATGTCGTTTTGGGTATTGGGACCGCCATCTTTTACTTTGTGGAAAAATACTATTCGGCCGCAATTGTGTTTCTTATCTTTGCATTGTTTGGTGCCTGGTGCTATTGGTCGTCCCGCCACAGAATCCCATTAAGTGCTACCATATTAACCATTGTTATTGATGTCATGAAAATGTACCCTTCAACTTTAATTGCTTCCTTTATTGGTCTCATTTTTAGTGCTGCCTTTAGTGCTTTGTTCAGTATTGTAATTGTTGCAACATATGTCAAGTATGACCCTAACAGCAACAACGAAGCTTGTTCTGTGGGCGGGGGCAGTTGTTCCAAAGGTAAGTTAATTGGGGTATTGGtgtttgttttctttgctGGGTACTACATTTCAGAAGTAATTAGAAACGTCATCCATGTGGTTATTGCAGGAATTTATGGTACTTGGTACTACTTGGCAAATTCAGATCAAGGTGCTCCAAAACATCCTGCATTATCCTCATTGAAACGTGCATTGACCTATTGTTTTGGATCAATCACTTTCGGTTCATTAATTGTGTCATTGATTCAGTTATTGAGACAATTCATTTCGATTCTTAGGTCCAACTTTGCTGCTGACGGGAACGGCTGGGGTGTTTGCGGTATGATTATTTTGGATTTCTTTGTCGGGTTTATTGATTGGTTGGTTCGTTATTTAAACAAGTACGCTTATTGCTACGTCGCATTATACGGGAAAAGCTATATCAAGTCTGCCAAGGATACGTTTGATTTGATTCGTTTCAAAGGTATGGACGCATTGATCAATGATATGTTCATCAACACTGCCTTGAACTTGTATTCATTGTTTGTGGCATATTTGGTTGCGTTATTGGCATACTTGTACTTGAAATTCACCAAGCCAGAGTACAATTCTGGTGGTGCTTTTTATGCTCCGGTTATTGCCTTTGCATTTTTAATTGCTGGCCAAATCAACCGTATCTCCTTAACAGTAATTGAAAGTGGTACCGCGACTTTCTTTGTTGCCTTGGCGAAAGACCCAGAAATCTTCCAAATGACAAATAGAAATAGATTCGATGATATCTTTAGAAATTACCCTCAAGTATTGGAAAAGATTACTAGTGACCATTAG
- the BFA1 gene encoding Bfa1p (Ortholog(s) have GDP-dissociation inhibitor activity, GTPase activator activity, role in mitotic spindle orientation checkpoint and Bfa1-Bub2 complex localization) — MVSDKLTLLRQFSEEDELFGDIEGIDYHDGETLKINKFSFPSSASSPSFAITGQSPNMRSINGKRITRETLSEYSEENETDLTSEFSDQEFEWDGFNKNQSIYQQMNQRLIATKVAKQREAEREQRELMQKRHKDYDPNQTLRLKDFNKLTNENLTLLDQLDDEKTVNYEYVRDDVEDFAQGFDKDFETKLRIQPSMPTLRSNAPTLKKYKSYGEFKCDNRVKQKLDRIPSFYNKNQLLSKFKETKSYHPHHKKMGTVRCLNNNSEVPVTYPSISNMKLNKEKNRWEGNDIDLIRFEKPSLITHKENKTKKRQGNMVYDEQNLRWINIESEHDVFDDIPDLAVKQLQSPVRGLSQFTQRTTSTTATATAPSKNNETQHSDFEISRKLVDKFQKEQAKIEKKINHWFIDTTSEFNTDHYWEIRKMIIEE; from the coding sequence ATGGTATCTGATAAATTAACGTTACTTCGACAGTTTTCTGAAGAGGATGAGCTATTTGGCGACATTGAAGGTATAGATTACCACGACGGAGAAACactcaaaatcaacaagttTTCTTTCCCGCTGCTGGCACTGTCGCCGCTGTTTGCCATAACGGGCCAATCACCAAATATGAGGTCAATAAATGGGAAAAGAATAACACGAGAGACATTGAGCGAATATAGTGAAGAGAATGAGACTGACCTTACATCGGAATTTTCAGATCAGGAGTTTGAGTGGGACGGATTCAATAAGAACCAGAGTATATACCAACAAATGAATCAACGATTAATAGCCACAAAGGTTGCCAAGCAACGGGAGGCGGAACGAGAGCAAAGAGAATTGATGCAGAAACGACATAAAGATTATGACCCGAATCAAACGTTGCGGTTAAAAGATTTCAACAAGTTGACCAATGAAAACTTGACTCTTTTGGACCAGTTGGATGATGAGAAAACCGTGAATTACGAATATGTCAGAGATGACGTCGAGGATTTTGCCCAAGGGTTTGATAAAGATTTTGAGACTAAATTGCGAATACAACCGTCAATGCCCACACTTCGAAGTAATGCGCCCACACTAAAGAAGTATAAATCTTATGGAGAGTTCAAATGTGACAATCGAGTGAAACAGAAGTTGGATAGAATTCCGTCATTCTATAACAAGAATCAGCTACTTAGCAAATTCAAGGAAACCAAATCTTATCATCCTCACCACAAGAAGATGGGGACTGTAAGGTGTTTAAATAACAATAGCGAGGTGCCCGTTACATATCCGTCCATTAGTAATATGAAActaaacaaagaaaaaaataggTGGGAAGGAAATGATATAGACTTGATTCGATTTGAAAAGCCGTCTTTGATTACTcacaaagaaaacaaaactaaGAAACGACAAGGAAATATGGTCTACGACGAACAGAACCTACGATGGATTAACATCGAAAGCGAACATGATGTGTTTGACGATATACCCGATTTAGCTGTGAAACAGCTACAGTCACCAGTTAGGGGATTGAGCCAGTTTACCCAACGCACCACTTCAACCACTGCAACAGCCACAGCCCCTAGCAAGAATAACGAAACACAGCATCtggattttgaaattagtcGCAAACTCGTGGATAAATTCCAAAAAGAGCAAGCAAAGATCGAGAAGAAAATTAACCATTGGTTCATTGACACAACCAGCGAGTTTAATACTGACCATTACTGGGAGATCCGTaaaatgataattgaaGAGTAA
- a CDS encoding retromer subunit (Ortholog(s) have protein transporter activity, role in intracellular protein transport, retrograde transport, endosome to Golgi and cytosol, endosome, nucleus, retromer, cargo-selective complex localization), with protein sequence MLTLAIGDLFVPERAVDLPSKFRKLLAPQPNNTPSNSKINQVICLGNITNSSTILQFLTNISPQFNLVKGEFDNPVVLSQQLSSLNKSSNIPLYNRFVHDNLKIGYTNGFQVIPRGDPLALSAFARELDVDVLIWGGTHKVEAYTLDGKFFINPGSATGAFNFDWPENDEEEREEADKSQDDDEATDKESHDTEEAEPKVENETSTSASDDFKQTLHEVSEINSNIPSFCLLDTHGSTCILYIYTQIDGEVKVDKVTYTKD encoded by the coding sequence ATGTTGACATTAGCAATTGGTGATCTTTTTGTTCCTGAACGGGCAGTCGATTTGCCGAGCAAGTTTCGTAAACTATTAGCTCCTCAACCAAACAATACACCCAGTAATAGCAAAATAAACCAAGTGATATGTTTAGGCAACATTACAAATTCGTCTACCATATTACAATTCTTAACCAATATATCTCCACAATTCAACTTGGTTAAAGGCGAGTTTGATAATCCTGTGGTTCTATCTCAACAGTTGTCCCTGTTGAATAAGAGTAGCAATATCCCACTATACAATAGATTTGTTCATGACAATTTAAAGATAGGATACACCAACGGGTTTCAAGTAATTCCAAGAGGCGACCCATTAGCATTATCGGCATTTGCAAGAGAACTAGATGTGGATGTGTTGATTTGGGGAGGTACTCACAAAGTTGAAGCATACACTTTAGATGgcaaattttttatcaatcCTGGCAGTGCCACTGGTGCATTCAACTTTGACTGGCCAGAAAACGACGAGGAGGAACGGGAAGAAGCAGACAAGAGccaagatgatgatgaagcGACAGACAAAGAAAGTCACGACACCGAAGAAGCTGAACCGAAAGTAGAAAATGAGACCAGCACGTCTGCTCTGGACGATTTCAAACAAACTTTACACGAAGTGAGCGAGATAAACTCGAATATCCCTTCATTTTGCTTACTTGACACGCATGGCTCGACATGCATATTGTATATTTACACTCAAATTGATGGAGAAGTCAAAGTAGATAAAGTTACATACACAAAAGATTAG